One window of Polyangiaceae bacterium genomic DNA carries:
- the queD gene encoding 6-carboxytetrahydropterin synthase QueD: MKVKLVKEYRFEAAHRLPNVPEGHKCQRLHGHSFKVELAIYGPVNDTTGWFIDFGDLDSIWAPLHDVLDHHYLNDVPGLENPTSEVLARWIWERVKPGLPQLSRVTVYETCDARCEYEGS, from the coding sequence GTGAAGGTCAAACTCGTCAAAGAGTACCGCTTCGAAGCGGCGCATCGACTGCCCAACGTTCCCGAGGGTCACAAGTGTCAGCGACTCCACGGGCACAGTTTCAAGGTCGAGCTCGCCATCTATGGCCCCGTGAACGACACCACGGGTTGGTTCATCGACTTCGGAGACTTGGACTCGATCTGGGCGCCACTCCACGATGTCCTGGATCATCACTACCTGAATGACGTTCCAGGTCTCGAGAACCCGACCAGTGAAGTGCTGGCGCGATGGATCTGGGAGCGAGTCAAACCGGGGTTGCCGCAGTTGTCACGGGTCACCGTCTACGAGACTTGCGACGCCCGCTGCGAGTACGAAGGCTCCTGA